In Cyprinus carpio isolate SPL01 chromosome A1, ASM1834038v1, whole genome shotgun sequence, the following proteins share a genomic window:
- the LOC109080136 gene encoding mucolipin-1-like — MAEVDANKGSHVSSEEDRMLFPVTGCGMNDCRDEYSNPRPSPVAGGWIGADQEEEALRRKLKYFFMSPCEKYQAKGRKPFKLVLQILKILIVTIQLVLFGLSNEMAVTFKEENTASFKHLFLKDYDDSNDALAVYTQSDVYDHMFYAIEQYLALPENTVGRYAYVYNVGVNGSALSLCQQYYKKGRIDPANDTFNIDPHVVTDCIGVNPLSTPTPGLGLDYRNFTLKFHKLINVTIQFQLKAINLQTIIHNEIPDCYTFFITILLDNKAHSGKVKISLDNQASIKECKDPSVSGPADSYARVWFDGVVLMVCTCSLLLCGRSIIKGIILQNEFVKYFKTSLKRDVCWGDRMEFINGWYILLIISDVLTITGSFIKISIELKKFSSYDECGILLGTSTLLVWVGVIRYLTFFKKYNILIVTLQAAFPNVIRFCCCVAVIYLGYCFCGWIVLGPYHVKFRSLSLVSECLFSLINGDDMFVTFSGMQESSMLVWVFSQVYLYTFISLFIYMVLSLFIALITGAYETIKHQIQEPVHMTDLHVFIAECTDTPCSGKFRGIETSPCSVFCCFDRTTTYEDVHLIN, encoded by the exons AAGAGGATAGGATGCTGTTTCCGGTGACAGGCTGTGGTATGAATGACTGCAGGGATGAGTATAGCAACCCAAGACCATCCCCAGTTGCAGGTGGCTGGATAGGTGCTGACCAAGAAGAGGAAGCATTGCGCAggaagttaaaatatttcttcatgAGTCCCTGTGAAAAGTACCAAGCCAAAGGCCGAAAACCTTTTAAATTGGTTTTGCAAATACTGAAGATTCTTATAGTAACTATACAG CTGGTACTTTTTGGCTTAAGCAATGAGATGGCGGTGACGTTTAAGGAGGAAAACACAGCCTCGTTTAAACACCTTTTTCTCAAAGACTATGATGATTCAAATGATGCACTTGCTGTTTACACACAGAGTGATGTTTATGACCACATGTTTTACGCAATAGAACAG TACCTGGCTTTGCCAGAGAATACCGTGGGCCGTTATGCGTATGTGTATAATGTCGGTGTGAATGGAAGTGCGCTTTCTCTGTGTCAGCAGTATTATAAAAAAGGCAGGATTGATCCAGCTAACGACACCTTCAACATTGATCCGCATGTGGTTACAG ACTGTATCGGAGTGAACCCTTTGTCCACTCCCACACCAGGTCTGGGCCTTGATTACAGGAACTTCACCCTCAAGTTTCACAA GCTCATTAATGTCACCATACAGTTCCAGTTGAAGGCTATAAATCTCCAGACCATCATCCACAATGAAATTCCTGACTGTTACACTTTCTTCATTACG ATTCTGCTGGATAACAAGGCCCACAGTGGTAAAGTTAAGATCAGTCTTGATAATCAGGCCTCCATTAAGGAGTGTAAAGACCCAAGTGTGTCTGGACCCG CTGATAGTTATGCCCGTGTGTGGTTTGACGGGGTCGTTTTAATGGTGTGTACTTGCTCTCTGCTCCTCTGTGGTCGCTCTATAATCAAAGGAATAATTCTTCAAAAT GAGTTTGTGAAGTACTTTAAGACCTCTCTGAAGCGTGATGTTTGTTGGGGAGACAGAATGGAGTTTATTAACGGATGGTATATTCTGCTCATCATTAGCGATGTGCTAACTATCACAGGCTCCTTCATCAAGATCAGCATTGAGCTAAAG AAATTCTCATCCTACGATGAGTGCGGGATCCTCTTGGGCACCTCAACGTTATTGGTTTGGGTTGGAGTTATTCGCTACCTCACCTTTTTTAAGAAGTACAAT ATTCTCATCGTCACTTTACAAGCTGCATTCCCTAATGTGATCCGTTTCTGTTGCTGTGTGGCGGTGATCTACCTTGGTTATTGCTTCTGTGGGTGGATTGTGCTGGGACCCTACCATGTTAAG ttccgctctctctctctggtgtctGAGTGTCTTTTCTCTCTGATCAATGGAGATGACATGTTTGTGACCTTCAGCGGCATGCAAGAGAGCAGCATGCTTGTCTGGGTCTTCAGTCAG GTTTACCTTTACACGTTCATCTCTCTGTTCATTTACATGGTGCTCTCGCTCTTTATCGCTCTTATCACTGGAGCTTATGAGACCATCAAG CATCAAATTCAGGAGCCTGTCCATATGACTGATCTGCACGTGTTCATCGCTGAGTGCACTGACACACCCTGCTCTGGAAAGTTCCGCGGGATCGAGACCTCGCCGTGCTCTGTCTTCTGCTGCTTTGACAG AACCACCACATATGAGGATGTGCACCTCATCAACTAG